The Fusarium graminearum PH-1 chromosome 2, whole genome shotgun sequence genome includes a region encoding these proteins:
- a CDS encoding urease accessory protein ureG, whose amino-acid sequence MSHSHDGQSHSHDGFNAQEHGHSHEILDGPGSFLGREMPIVEGRECPVGSGKTALMLALSLALRKEYSLAAVTNDIFTREDAEFLTRNKALPPSRIRAIETGGCPHAAVREDISQNLAALEDLHREFDTDILLIESGGDNLAANYSRELADFIIYVIDVSGGDKIPRKGGPGITQSDLLIVNKTDLAELIGADLGVMERDARKIREGGPTIFAQVKKDVGVDHIISLIKSAWKASGAEDERRSKGGPRPTEGLEQLE is encoded by the exons ATGTCGCACTCTCACGACGGACAATCTCactctcatgatggcttcaatgCGCAGGAGCATGGCCACTCACATGAGATCCTCGATGGACCTGGTAGCTTCCTAGGCCGTGAGATGCCCATCGTTGAGGGACGAGAGTG TCCCGTCGGCTCCGGAAAGACCGCTCTCATGCTCGCCCTCTCCCTCGCTCTCCGAAAGGAATACTCCCTCGCCGCTGTCACAAACGACATCTTCACCCGCGAAGACGCAGAGTTCCTTACTCGAAACAAGGCTCTCCCACCTTCTCGCATCCGCGCCATTGAGACTGGTGGTTGCCCTCACGCTGCTGTCCGAGAGGACATCTCCCAGAATCTCGCTGCACTGGAAGACCTGCACCGCGAGTTCGACACCGATATCCTCCTTATTGAGTCGGGAGGCGACAACCTCGCAGCAAACTACAGCCGCGAGTTGGCCGATTTCATCATCTACGTTATCGATGTCAGCGGTGGCGACAAGATCCCCAGAAAGGGTGGACCTGGTATCACGCAGAGTGATCTGCTGATCGTGAACAAGACCGACCTGGCAGAGCTTATTGGCGCTGATCTGGGTGTTATGGAGAGGGATGCCAGAAAGATCCGAGAGGGAGGTCCTACAATTTTTgcccaggtcaagaaggatgttggCGTAGACCACATCATCAGCTTGATCAAGAGTGCATGGAAGGCCAGTGGTGCAGAGGATGAGAGACGCAGCAAGGGAggcccaagaccaacagagGGTCTCGAGCAGCTCGAATAA